Genomic window (Persephonella hydrogeniphila):
TGTGCAGAAAACTGTGAGTTTGGAGTCCTATCAATAGAAAATCCGGAAAGAATATATGTAGAAGTAAAAATCAATTTCTCTAAATGTATGGCATGGAACGGGGTTATGTGTTTTTCCTGCAAAGAACCTTGTATTGATAATGCTATAAAATTTGAGGGGCTTTTCAAACCCCAGATACTGCCTGATTTGTGTACAGGTTGTGGATTTTGTGTAAATGTATGTCCTTCAGGTGCAATAGAAGTCTTTCCTCTCAAAAGGGAGAGTGGGATAAATGAAGAAACTGCTTAGTTTTTTTGTCCTGATTTTTGTTTTGGGAAATGCATACGGTTTCAGTTCTAAACTGATTGCTACGACAAAAGTAGATGGTGCTGTAAGTGAAATAAGATATAAAGATGGAAAGATTTTTGTTGCAACTGAAAGGGGAAAGGTAGAGATAATAGATTTTAAAACCTTAAAAAAGATAAAAGTTTTAAAGTTTCCAAAATTTGAAGATTTTATGGGAAATCCACAACTTCCCAAAGTTTTTTCTGTAGATATATCTCCAGACAACACTAAAATTATCGCAGTTGTTCAGACAGAAAGAGGTGGCAGAGATGTTTATCTGTATACAGAGAACAATCTGAAAAAGATCTTAACAAGAAAATCCCACCTGCAAATAGGAAGAGTGAGATTCATAACAGATAATACTGTTCTCTTTGGACTTGGAGGAGATGAAATTGTTTTATTTGATCTTAAAGATAGAAAAATCATTTACAGGAATCCTGTAGGGATGTCGTTTTTTTCAGATATGGAGA
Coding sequences:
- a CDS encoding ferredoxin-type protein NapF translates to MSKKMDRRGFLKALPFIPSATIEEIKEPTEIEENNIIRPPYTSENSDFSKCIECEGSCVLSCEEKILFRLKDGSPKLVFGEKGCTFCKRCAENCEFGVLSIENPERIYVEVKINFSKCMAWNGVMCFSCKEPCIDNAIKFEGLFKPQILPDLCTGCGFCVNVCPSGAIEVFPLKRESGINEETA
- a CDS encoding WD40 repeat domain-containing protein — encoded protein: MKKLLSFFVLIFVLGNAYGFSSKLIATTKVDGAVSEIRYKDGKIFVATERGKVEIIDFKTLKKIKVLKFPKFEDFMGNPQLPKVFSVDISPDNTKIIAVVQTERGGRDVYLYTENNLKKILTRKSHLQIGRVRFITDNTVLFGLGGDEIVLFDLKDRKIIYRNPVGMSFFSDMEINESRTKVAVVDESGDTRIADIKTGKVIKVIEELNKDKAFDVDFRNDRIMSGGRDKKAVYYNLKTDQYQIFHADDFMVFSVALSPSGNRGAYLYNDRFDVKIVNTEEGEVITTLSGHKATPSNIRFVDENQLIIGCDDGKLYIWRIEP